One Capsicum annuum cultivar UCD-10X-F1 chromosome 2, UCD10Xv1.1, whole genome shotgun sequence genomic window carries:
- the LOC107861491 gene encoding BAG family molecular chaperone regulator 2 produces the protein MIKLRCKKFFRSNSKVASNNAAATVAATATGLGGDAKLSGEIKWELRPGGMLVQKRESVEKDGESIITLRVSTVTQWHDISIQATSSFGELKMILAMVTGLEPKEQRLLYRGKEREDYEYLHMVGVKDKDKVLLFEDPAIKERKLLNLAATNGRVQVIGSTYHTICV, from the exons TTCAGAAGCAATTCGAAGGTTGCAAGTAATAATGCCGCCGCGACTGTCGCAGCTACTGCGACAGGATTAGGCGGCGACGCCAaattaagtggtgaaataaagTGGGAATTGCGTCCAGGAGGTATGCTAGTTCAAAAAAGAGAAAGTGTAGAGAAGGATGGAGAATCAATCATCACCCTTAGAGTCTCTACTGTTACTCAATGGCATGACATTTCTATACAAGCTACTTCATCTTTTG GAGAATTAAAGATGATACTGGCAATGGTAACTGGTTTAGAGCCAAAGGAGCAAAGGCTATTATACAgaggaaaagaaagagaagattaTGAATACTTGCACATGGTGGGGGTAAAAGACAAGGACAAAGTGTTACTCTTTGAAGATCCAGCAATCAAAGAAAGGAAACTTCTTAATTTAGCTGCAACAAATGGACGTGTCCAAGTCATAGGATCCACTTACCACACCATTTgtgtctaa